The Acropora muricata isolate sample 2 chromosome 4, ASM3666990v1, whole genome shotgun sequence genome contains the following window.
TTATGCGACAGAAGCTTCGCTCTATTGGCTTGTTAGCCAGAGAGGCTTATTTCAATAGCATTTTTTGTCAAGACCATgcgattctatgagacagaaataGTTTTTGCGCGATTTTCTTTGCTTCGTCTCCATTcgttttcactttgtttacatttcacgttgtaTCACGCACGGCGTAGAAAGGGCtcaagttaaaatttcattacacgccagcgttttaatttgcagagcTGAAACCACAGTTCTTGCAAATGAAGTAACCGTCGTTTCATGCAGTATAACGACTATAACTAGTTTTTCAATTTGCAACGTAACAAGATCCATATtcggcggctaaagttgggcgttattttttattcaaaacaacATATACAGAAGAGATGAGAAACAGAGGCCTTAAACTATATTataaaagatattttgcttAAGCGTTTCATACAGTCTTCAAGACTTGGATCTTCTAACCATGCGAGTAAAATGAAATCAACAGGAGATCTTGCTTTATAGaataaaggagaaagaaatACATTGAAATAGTCTGCTGGCAATGTAAAACTCATTTAGAATGGCTTAAACTGAGGAGCCAAGGCATTAATATCtgttataatccatcaaatagtttcgctcgcgcgcgattggtctaaacgcgtcacgtgggctaTTTATACGGCAGACCTGACACTTTTACCACTGTAAATTATGCTGATCATGTTTTCAAGTTGAGATGGGTAAGGACCCGTGCTCTTTTGAGCTTGGGACCATAGACGTCACGAGTACGGACATGTTTCTTCTTTCTGACGCTCATTGCAAGCGCAGTACTGTAGTCTCATATCAAAATAGAGCCAGTCCCCAAAGGTTGACAAAGCCAGAAACTTCGCTAATTAAGTTCGTTACCATCACGCGTCCTTGGTTACCGCAGTCAGAGGAGTGAAAAACCTCATAACACCGCTAATCAGATTTCTGGACTCTTCTTACGACCAAAGAAccaaatcaaatttaacatAAGTAATATCTCATATTCAATGACAGTTGAGATTGTTCCGCTTTATCTCTGACTCCCCTCTCCTTTTGGTCTCCCAGCACACAAGATTCGAAAGCAAGTCAGTTGATCCAGCAACCATGGGTCTATGAAAGAATGGACAAGAAACAAACTATGGCCTTGACTCTCAATAGCATTAGGATTTTTCTGGGTTGCCATGAATAAAAATCGCAAACAACGACAACAAATACACCTCCAAAATAAAATTCTGTCATCAAATCCACTTATTTTATTCGTCAACAAGGAAACCCTATTTTCATGTCTAAGATTCAATAAATGAGATAACCTGCAAAACGTCTTGCTACATATATAGCTAGCATAATTATTctaaataaatgataaatttaagATTACAAATGTTCGCCTTCATTTTATAAATAGGCTCTACAATTGAAACAACCAACTTTCAGAGAGGCATCTGCATAGAATTTACCACTCACTTTAAGAGGCACCCGTCTAATACCAATGCTACTAAACTACAACTACTTTACAATTGATGCTGCTGTAAAAAAAACCATGTAAGAATAATTTGATTCTTGCTAAAACAGATTTTCTACAAGAATTTAACAACCTTGACTCTTTTTCTCAACAGATATGACAATACCATTCATGACTTGTTTTCTCGTTTTCCATGAATATAAGATATTCATTCTGATCTTTTCGCCCCATcagttcaaagcctgattaacgTAATCCTGCATCAGTAAGAACTTTAATTTTACCACTAAAAAATATTACTATACAATTTAACAGACTGAACTTCAGCCTTAAATGACATCATTCGTTGGACTTTAATCGGGCTGCTGAAAATTCATATTTCCGTCGTTCTTGATTGCGTGTTAGCGATAATCTGCCTTCGTACTGATGAGCATACAAACTACATTTTGCATGGATAACTGACAGCACTTTTGACTCTCCTAATTAAAATATGATTCTATAAAGCAGAAATTTCGTGAATTTCAACTAAGTTATTTGGAAATGGAACTCGGTTTGATCCAAATGAAAACAATATATGTGCTAGCTACATCGTGCAcctcataaaaaaaaacttttctgcCGAGTTAGGTTCGAGAGCACCCTACATATGGATGTTCACTGCATTCATGTACAAACATAAATTCAACTCAAAATCATCCTCGTTCACTAAAGCTTTCAAGTCAACACTTCGGAATTCTTTTACGGCAAAAATTCAAGGTCTCATGCTCAGAATTGAAAATTGCCTTGGAACTTGTGTATATCTAACTTCTCATTGTGTTTTGATCCTTGCAGCCAACGTTAAGTTTCAAATCGAATTGGATTCTCCAATATTCAAAGCCAATTTTTCAATACTCACAAAATTGAGAGATGTATTCAATATTCCACTTTTACCGAACGCGAGAGTCCAAATCACAGCGATTATTGACCAGAGTAACTTTACGCCACAAACTCGAAAATAAATCTTGGGTATGACGAGAGGTGTTTACTTCAACAACCACAACGAAAAAAAGCAGAAAGCAGGAAAATAGCGACTTGGCTTCCTCATCACCAATAGACCCTATGGTAAATTTGGTAAATCTAAAAAAAGTAAGAGAgttgtttactcttaaggcctaaGATAGGGAATAACGTCCCTTGTTACCAATGGAGCTataagacaaacacaaaaaagtaAGAGATGTGTTTATATCCTAGGCCTCAGGGGGGAGTTGCCTTCCACATCACTGATGGACGAATggagttaaaagaaaaatgaaaacgatGATAGCTATTTGCTCTTAAGGCATAACGTAGGGAACGAACTACCttagcacttttaaagcttgaACCCGAATTCAAATAAGTAAAAGAGGTGTTtcctcttaaggcctcagataggaaataagctccttCGTAACCAATGGAGTTGGAAgataaatccaaagaagtaagagaggtgtttactcttaaggccagAGATAGGGAATAAGCTCCCTCAGTACTGATGGAGTTATTTGACAAATTTAAAGAAGTAAGAGAgctgtttactcttaaggcctcagataaAGAATTAGCTCCgtcatcaccaatggagttgcAAGACAAacccaaagaagtaagagaggcaTTTTCTTCCAAAGCTTGAGATAAGAAATAAACTCCTTCATCACCAATGGGGTTGCCacacaaatccaaagaagtaacgGAAGTGTTAACTCTTAAGGCCAGACACAGggaatttgctccctcagcaccaatgGAATTGAAACACACacccaaagaagtaagagaggagTTTACTCTCAAGGCCTGAGATAGGGAATTAACTCCCTCACTATTAATGGCGGTGaaagacaaatccaaagaagtaagagaggcgTTTTCTCTCAAGGCCTGAGATAGGGAATTAGCTCCCTCAGGACCAATGGAGTTCTCAAACAAACTCAAAGTAGTAAGAGAGCTGTTTACTCTCAAGGCTAGATATAGGGAATTAGCTCCCTCAGTCCCAATGGAGTTATGcaacaaatccaaagaagtgaGAGATGTGTTTACTCTTAGGGCCTCAGATAAAGAAttagctccctcatcaccaatggagttgcCACGCAAATTCAAataagtaagagaggtgtttactcttaaggcctgaAAAAGGAAATTAGCTCCCCCAGAACCAATGGAGTTATAAGACAactccaaagaagtaagagagatGTTTACTCTCAAGGCCTGAGCTAGGGAATTgactccctcatcaccaatggagatAGAACACAAAACCAAATTAGTCAGAGAGGAGGTTACTCTCAAGGCCTGAGATAGAAAATTaactccctcatcaccaatggaattgCCAAACAATTCCAAataagtaagagaggtgtttactcttaaggcctgaGATAGGGAAttagctccctcatcaccaatggagttccTTGCCAAATCCAAAAAAGTAAGAGAgttgtttactcttaaggcctggCATAGGGAATAAGCTTCCCCATCACTAATGGAGTTGTCAGACAAACTTAAacaagtaagagaggtgtttactctcaAGGCCTGAGATAGGGAATTAACTCCCTCACTACTAATAGAGGTGgaagacaaatccaaagaagtaagagaagCATTTACTCTCAAGGCCTGAGATAGGGAATTGGCTCCCTTAGCACCAATAGAGTTGTTAAACAACCCCAAAGAAGTgagagaggtgtttacttttaaggcctcagataggaAATTAgctccctcagcaccaatgGAGTTAAAAGCCAAATCCAGAGaggtaagagaggtgtttactctcaAAGCCTGAGATAGGGAAttagctccctcatcaccaatgaaGCTATAatacaaatccaaagaagtaagggAGGCATTTATTCTCAAGGCCTGAGATAGGGAATTATCTTCCTCAGCACCAATGTGGCTACAATCATGCAAACTCAAAGAAGTAACAGAGGTGTTTACTTTTAAGGCCAAGAATAGGGTACGCAATGATGGCTCAAACAAATCCCAGGGGTACCAGGGCTCTGGCTGCCAAGTCATACCGACGAGATCAAGACTCCTGCCAAATAAATGAGCTAATTCTGTGTAGAGAGTTCGTGAAAAAAGTTTGCATTCGTCTATAAAGCGTAAAGCCAATATCAGGTTTGGCCGATTGACACGGGATATGTGGCCTGACGCATTAACAATTGATACAAAGCTTTCTACAATTGACACAGCAGTTGCCTTAGAAAGCATCGCTACGATTCCACTCATATATGTGAACACTTCACTTAGTTTTGTTACGTATTCTTCATTAGCCACGGTCTTGCAGTCCATTGTATCACCAAtcatagaaaaggcaaggaaCAAGGCGGAAAAGAACTCTTGAAAACTCTTGTGGAAAAACACGTAACGGCGACAAGGTGCTCTCTTGCTACCTCCAGCCTGGATGGACACAAAGCCAAATTTACCTAACAAACTTTCCTTCAAATCGCCTTTACTGTCTTCAAAATAGAGCTCTCCTTTGTGCAGAGAATCTAGCGCCATTCTGCCAAGAATCATCAATTCCTCATTGTAAACTAAAAGAAGGTCTTTATCACTACTTGAcaagctgtttttgttttcgtaacGTCTCAAAACAAAGCGGACCATCTCTACGTACAACTCTGTTCTACTGTTTGGCAAAAACCCTttaagatcctcaaagatcacACAGAGTAGGAGAGTGTTCAGCGGGTTTCTTATTAATTCATCCAAATTCTCCAATTGCAGTTCTGCAACGAGTCTCTCTGCCAAGTGTTGATTGTCAGATTGTTCAAAGTACTTTCTAATGAAACATTCTGCATCACTTCTTGTGAATCCCAAAATCTCAAACAAAGTGTCGGTGTACGGCCTTATGCTACTCCCCGCTTCATGGCGAGAAGCAAGAACAATGAAACAACCCGGGAGCTTCTCTTTTTGAACCAGTTTACGGAATACTGTCAGTTTTTCAGGGTCTGCTTCATCTAACCCATCGAGCACCAACAACACCTTGGAAGGATTTTCTTTGAGGAACTGGATAAACTTATCTCTTTCCTCTGGTTCGATGTCTTCGGGTAAAATTTGCTCGTGAATTGCTTCCCAGATACTAGATTCAATTTCACGACATCTGAGGAGCAGAAGCACTTCAACTTTTGGAAAAGACTTATCCAATTCGCGACTTTGTCTAGTTGCCCAATCATATGCTAGCTTTTGACAGTAAGTGGTCTTTCCCATGCCGGGCTCGCCTTCAATCAACACAACCTTTGGTCGTTGGCAATCTTCGTGTGGTGTAAAAATACTTGTCATGCTGGTGACTTCGTTTGTCACATTTCCGCGCgtcttttcttttgcaactaTGTTAAGTCTGGTGAACATGTTCTCGAGCTGAAAGCTGAAACTGTCACACCAAGGAACTGGCAAAATCACCCCTTCACGCTTTGTGTAAATTTGTCGTATCCACTCTATGATGTGGCTTGGATGAGACATACGAGCtacaaaaaaaaggcaataaaaaaCGGGAGAATTATTCAGAACTATGACATTTTTCTCGAAACTAAATTTGATTTGTGGTCacaaaatgattttgttttgcaaCCCCTTCCTTTAACTAATAAATTGTCCCTGATATTTGATAAAAGAGAAAAGCGTTGATAGTTGATGTTGCATCTAATAAATTGTTCATTGGAAATTTCGATCCTGATGATTCACATACATTAAAATGCAACACGACGATCAAACACATCCAACTCAATGGCTTTGACCTTTAGATAtatcaaataataaaaaaggtAAAACTTGGAACTAGATAGGTCGCCATAGGCTACTGAAATCCTACCGGGGCCACAAAAACTCGCGGTTCAATCGTTAACAAGCACGTAAGTACAACGGTTAAAAACAGGGAAAATGACCAGAAGTCCAATGAGTGGTCttcctttcttcctttttcaaattctaatttcaccgtgtgaaattaGAACTGTGAACGTTTGGCTCCAAAGTAGAATGTTCTATAAAAGATTCCAAAACATATACTCGGAGAGACAAATGTCAAGAAAACGGGCCAGACGCCACCAAGCTCTGATAATTGCAATTTAGTTCACCTTCTTTCTCTTGATCActgtatttctttcttttcctctccATTCCTCTCCGAATGCCCTGATCCTTGTCAGAAGAACCTAATGAAACAGTTTCGGTAAACAAATTTAAGTGAATTACatagtaaataaaataaataagttcAAATatcaataatgataacaatgatagTAACAAAATGATATTCATAATTAGGGCCCCTGGAGAGCTTTGGCCTCTGGGAAACCTACACCGCTTTGTTCCTGATGTTAGAGCAAAAAAGATAAGTTGCTAGCTTCTGTTGAATTTGATAAATGACCATTGATCATTGCATGTTTTGATCCTGATGCTTCACATATCTCAAAATCTAACATGAGATTCTGCGGCGAAAATACAACTTAACTGATCTTTCCATAAATCACGTAGTAAACAAGGTAACACTTGGAGCAAGACAGGTCGCCAAATCCTACCAGGGCGATGAAACACTCCCTGTTCAATTGCTCACAAGCATCTAAAAAAAGAACTAAGCTCGGAGTATCGTGAAATAAAACCCTCAATAAAGGAAAAATGACCAGAAGTTCAATAATTGGTCCACCTTTCTGACTTTTTCCGATTCCAATTTCCCCGAGTTCTGTGAACGTTTGGCTTCCAAGCAGGATATTCaatgaaatataaaaaaaacataCTACGAGAAACAAATATCGAGAAATCTGGCGGGATGGTCACCGAGCCCTGAAAACTGAAATTTAGTTCACCTGCTTTGCGCTGATCactgcatttctttcttttccttttcgttCCTCCCTGAATGTCCTGATCCAGGTAAGAAGAACCTAATGAAACTGTTACATTAAGAAAAAAACGCAAATatcaataatgataacaataataacaaaatgttattaataataatggcCTGGTATTGCTTTGGCCCTTGGATAACTAAGAGGTCCCGAagcaaaaagtgaaaatatgacAATTTGTACACTATGTAAGGGGAATCAATCTCTATTTGCTCAAACAATAAATTTTgattttatgaaacgagttgttAAAAGTCGAATTACCACGGGGAAAGATTTGgaaggctgacgtttcgagcgtaagtccttcgtcggagcgaatagaggaattgtgggttatTGTTGGTTTTTATGAGGGTGTGAAGGAGTTTTGCCCCTTGCTGGAAATATTGtaacatgaatttgtgaataaattaatggaATGAGAGCTGTTTATTGATTTTGTGTGGGTAGAGTGCACttagttgaaagatgaatttttgttcaagatttttgcggctttctgtgacAAATATCCAGAAACCTGACGGGGTAGTCAAAAAGCTCTGAAAACTGCAATTTTTGGTTCACCTGCTTTGCCCTGACCACCgtatttctttcctttcctcttCATTCCTCTCTGAATGTCCTGATCTTTGTAACAAGAACCTAATGGAAGAGttaaggttaaaaaaaaacgcaaGTGAATTAGCAAatattattaatgataataataacaataacaacaaaatctTAGTAATAGCTATGGCCCAGGTAGTGATATTGCCCCTGGTTAATCTAGAGTTCCCCTAGcgaaaagtgaaaatatgacaatttgtacgttatgtatggggaattaATCTCGATTTGCTAAGAcatgaaaa
Protein-coding sequences here:
- the LOC136915730 gene encoding protein NLRC3-like, coding for MASCSRQPQEHDRTIKVTILASEWGSSNGGLSTINRELAIQLAKYYDCKVTFFLVKCSHENKEEARRHGVSIVEAERKPGYEELDWLSFPQEDLEIDIVIGHGVKLGKQAQVIRKSHKCKWIQVVHTDPEKLGMFKCYENPISKGEQKHHVEVELCQMADLVVGVGPKLTEAFRRYLRWCKKDQDVLEFTPSVFNDFSSVKQALDERKAHSVLVFGRGDDEDFELKGFDIAARSVAALPDTDLVFVGAPDGKEEQIAKRLLDSGIPKGHLTVRGFKDRESLKRLFCEVDLVLMPSRTEGFGLTGLEALSAGLPFIVSKSSGFGEALGNIPGSSSFVMDSEDPSAWTVAIKGVWNKDRQTRFDETKVLRDLYGKRYSWSEQCENLIEKMVSLLENKQGSSDKDQDIQGGMKRKRKKCSDQSKADASSRRQISVEEGEDRAGSCYKDQDIQRGMKRKGKKYGGQGKAVSLGSSYLDQDIQGGTKRKRKKCSDQRKAGSSDKDQGIRRGMERKRKKYSDQEKEARMSHPSHIIEWIRQIYTKREGVILPVPWCDSFSFQLENMFTRLNIVAKEKTRGNVTNEVTSMTSIFTPHEDCQRPKVVLIEGEPGMGKTTYCQKLAYDWATRQSRELDKSFPKVEVLLLLRCREIESSIWEAIHEQILPEDIEPEERDKFIQFLKENPSKVLLVLDGLDEADPEKLTVFRKLVQKEKLPGCFIVLASRHEAGSSIRPYTDTLFEILGFTRSDAECFIRKYFEQSDNQHLAERLVAELQLENLDELIRNPLNTLLLCVIFEDLKGFLPNSRTELYVEMVRFVLRRYENKNSLSSSDKDLLLVYNEELMILGRMALDSLHKGELYFEDSKGDLKESLLGKFGFVSIQAGGSKRAPCRRYVFFHKSFQEFFSALFLAFSMIGDTMDCKTVANEEYVTKLSEVFTYMSGIVAMLSKATAVSIVESFVSIVNASGHISRVNRPNLILALRFIDECKLFSRTLYTELAHLFGRSLDLVGMTWQPEPWYPWDLFEPSLRTLFLALKVNTSVTSLSLHDCSHIGAEEDNSLSQALRINASLTSLDLYYSFIGDEGANSLSQALRVNTSLTSLDLAFNSIGAEGANFLSEALKVNTSLTSLGLFNNSIGAKGANSLSQALRVNASLTSLDLSSTSISSEGVNSLSQALRVNTSLTCLSLSDNSISDGEAYSLCQALRVNNSLTFLDLARNSIGDEGANSLSQALRVNTSLTYLELFGNSIGDEGVNFLSQALRVTSSLTNLVLCSISIGDEGVNSLAQALRVNISLTSLELSYNSIGSGGANFLFQALRVNTSLTYLNLRGNSIGDEGANSLSEALRVNTSLTSLDLLHNSIGTEGANSLYLALRVNSSLTTLSLFENSIGPEGANSLSQALRENASLTSLDLSFTAINSEGVNSLSQALRVNSSLTSLGVCFNSIGAEGANSLCLALRVNTSVTSLDLCGNPIGDEGVYFLSQALEENASLTSLGLSCNSIGDDGANSLSEALRVNSSLTSLNLSNNSISTEGAYSLSLALRVNTSLTSLDLSSNSIGYEGAYFLSEALRGNTSFTYLNSGSSFKSAKVVRSLRYALRANSYHRFHFSFNSIRPSVMWKATPP